A region from the Ptychodera flava strain L36383 chromosome 12, AS_Pfla_20210202, whole genome shotgun sequence genome encodes:
- the LOC139144802 gene encoding elongin-B-like — protein MDVFLMVRRKKTTIFTDAKETTTVYELKKIVEGITKKPPEDQRLFKEDQILEDTKTLGDCGFTSSTARAQAPATVGLAFKEGEEDFEGLEVTPYSNPPELPDVMKPQESSTSNAAEQQPVS, from the exons ATG GACGTGTTTTTGATGGTCCGCCGTAAGAAGACCACCATTTTCACCGATGCAAAAGAAACCACAACCGTCTATGAGTTGAAGAAAATTGTTGAAGGAATCACAAAGAAACCACCCGAAGATCAGCGACTATTTAAAGAAGATCAAATTTTAGAAGACACAAAAACTTTAGGAGATTGTGGGTTTACCAGCAGCACTGCAAGGGCTCAGGCACCAGCTACAGTTGGATTAGCATTCAAAGAAG GTGAAGAAGACTTTGAAGGATTGGAGGTCACACCCTACTCCAATCCACCAGAATTACCCGATGTTATGAAACCTCAAGAGTCAAGCACATCAAACGCCGCGGAGCAGCAACCAGTAtcttaa